A single region of the Epinephelus fuscoguttatus linkage group LG14, E.fuscoguttatus.final_Chr_v1 genome encodes:
- the sptssa gene encoding serine palmitoyltransferase small subunit A, which produces MALGDCWKQLSWFYYQYLLVTALYMLEPWERTVFNSLLISVAGMAVYTGYVFMPQHIMAILHYFEVVQ; this is translated from the exons ATGGCCCTCGGTGACTGTTGGAAGCAGTTATCGTGGTTTTACTACCAGTATCTTCTGGTGACGGCGCTGTACATGCTGGAGCCGTGGGAGAGAACCGTGTTCA ACTCCCTGCTGATCTCCGTAGCCGGCATGGCCGTTTACACCGGCTACGTCTTCATGCCGCAGCACATCATGGCCATTCTGCACTACTTCGAGGTCGTCCAATGA
- the LOC125900872 gene encoding E2F-associated phosphoprotein: MNKLNKPQEFDSYEIEEPSDEERAESSSEDELDILLNGTPQQKKKLIREYLTGESESSSGDEFEKEMEAELSSTIKTMEGTWAPSSAETSGGGGGGGGPGLPNRQVYDEVYFDSDSEGEDTPGSSTGRRQRQRVKMTNDELLYDPDEDDRDQAWVDARRQFNRKPTAAGSRSQPRQSQGLPSSDAVLNCPACMTTLCLDCQRHEKYRTQYRAMFVMNCAVKRDEVLRYKTQTELKQRRRKRRRGQRTDTPLDKTPDPTPAGMDADEIYHPVQCTECSTEVAVFDKDEVYHFFNILASHC, encoded by the exons TTCGGAGGATGAGCTGGACATTCTGCTGAACGGGACGccgcagcagaagaagaagctgatCAGAGAGTATCTGACGGGGGAGAGCGAGTCGTCCAGCGGGGATGAGTTCGAGAAGGAGATGGAGGCGGAGCTCAGCTCCACCATAAAGACCATGGAGGGAACCTGGGCGCCATCGTCAGCAG AAacctcaggaggaggaggaggaggtggtggtccTGGACTTCCTAACCGTCAGGTGTATGATGAGGTGTATTTTGACTCTGACTCAGAGGGGGAGGACACACCAG gcagCTCCACCGGCCGGAGGCAGAGACAGCGGGTCAAAATGACCAATGACGAGCTGCTGTACGACCCCGACGAGGACGACAGGGACCAGGCCTGGGTGGACGCCAGGAGACA GTTTAACAGAAAGCCAACAGCTGCAGGTTCTCGCTCGCAGCCTCGTCAGTCTCAGGGTTTACCGAGCAGCGACGCCGTCCTCAACTGTCCCGCCTGCATGACGACGCTCTGCCTGGACTGTCAGAG GCATGAAAAGTACCGGACGCAGTATCGTGCCATGTTCGTCATGAACTGCGCGGTGAAGAGAGACGAGGTGCTGCGCTACAAAACCCAGACGGAGctgaaacagaggaggaggaagaggaggaggggacagAGAACAGACACGCCGCTGGACAAGACTCCCGACCCGACGCCGGCGGGGATGGACGCCGATGAGATTTACCACCCGGTGCAGTGCACAGAGTGCTCCACTGAGGTGGCCGTGTTCGACAAAGACGAGGTCTACCACTTCTTCAACATCCTGGCCAGCCACTGCTGA